A region of Desulfuromonas sp. TF DNA encodes the following proteins:
- a CDS encoding SxtJ family membrane protein — translation MKSDHKKLTAEQCKDSGLALVLISLICFQVWKLPILVILAIVFLLGAMTWPLIYKPFARFWFALSTALGTVASRIILSLIFFVMVCPVALVRKLMGKDSMRIKDWKKGKDPVFRVRDHKFVAEDLEHPY, via the coding sequence ATGAAATCCGACCACAAAAAACTCACCGCTGAGCAGTGCAAGGACTCCGGCCTGGCCCTGGTTCTTATCAGCCTGATCTGCTTCCAGGTCTGGAAACTGCCGATCCTGGTGATCCTGGCCATCGTCTTCCTGCTGGGGGCCATGACCTGGCCTCTCATCTACAAGCCCTTCGCAAGATTCTGGTTCGCCTTGAGCACGGCGCTGGGAACCGTGGCTTCCCGGATCATTCTGTCCCTGATCTTTTTCGTGATGGTTTGTCCGGTAGCCCTGGTCAGAAAACTCATGGGGAAGGATTCGATGCGAATCAAAGACTGGAAAAAGGGGAAGGACCCGGTCTTTCGCGTGAGGGACCACAAGTTCGTGGCGGAAGACCTGGAGCATCCCTATTGA
- a CDS encoding DUF5989 family protein, producing the protein MDFLKDLWGFLNVRKKFWLLPIILFMMLFGALIVLTGGSAIAPFIYAIF; encoded by the coding sequence ATGGATTTCCTTAAGGACCTGTGGGGTTTTTTGAATGTAAGAAAAAAATTCTGGCTGCTGCCGATCATCCTCTTCATGATGCTGTTCGGAGCGCTGATCGTCCTCACCGGCGGCTCGGCCATAGCACCTTTCATTTATGCCATTTTTTAG
- the proC gene encoding pyrroline-5-carboxylate reductase produces the protein MTATRIIGFIGGGNMAEALIKGLLKGTFPPAAIRVSEPSPERRQFLAERYGIILSPENVDVVQECDLIVLAVKPQLADEVLSGIAGAFSEKKLLVSILAGVTTEKLEAHFDGSPRVVRAMPNTPALVGAGATAISPGWFATTDDLLAARHLFEAVGTAYVLEEKLLDAVTGLSGSGPAYVFTIIEALADGGVQEGLPRDVASALAVQTVLGAAKLVSESGEHPAALRDKVCSPGGTTIAAVRTLEEKGLRSALMEAVGSAARRSRELGAKK, from the coding sequence ATGACCGCAACCCGGATCATCGGTTTCATCGGTGGAGGCAATATGGCCGAGGCCCTCATCAAGGGTCTTCTCAAGGGAACCTTTCCGCCCGCGGCGATCAGGGTTTCCGAACCGAGTCCGGAACGACGGCAGTTTCTGGCCGAGCGATATGGCATCATCCTCTCCCCGGAGAACGTGGATGTCGTCCAGGAATGCGACCTGATTGTTCTGGCGGTCAAGCCGCAGCTCGCCGATGAGGTGCTGAGCGGAATCGCCGGCGCTTTTTCCGAAAAGAAGCTGCTCGTTTCCATACTCGCCGGAGTGACCACGGAAAAGCTCGAGGCGCACTTCGACGGTTCCCCCCGGGTAGTCCGGGCAATGCCGAACACCCCGGCCCTTGTCGGGGCCGGCGCCACCGCCATCTCTCCAGGATGGTTCGCCACAACCGACGACCTGCTGGCGGCCCGCCATCTCTTTGAGGCGGTGGGAACGGCGTACGTGCTGGAGGAGAAACTTCTGGATGCCGTCACCGGCCTCTCCGGCTCGGGCCCGGCCTACGTGTTCACGATCATCGAGGCTCTTGCCGACGGGGGGGTGCAGGAGGGGCTTCCCCGGGACGTGGCATCCGCCCTTGCCGTGCAGACGGTGCTGGGCGCCGCCAAGCTGGTCAGCGAAAGCGGTGAGCATCCCGCCGCACTGCGCGACAAGGTCTGCTCACCGGGCGGGACGACTATCGCTGCCGTCCGGACGCTGGAGGAAAAGGGGCTGCGATCGGCCCTGATGGAGGCGGTCGGCAGCGCCGCGAGGCGATCCAGGGAGCTGGGAGCGAAAAAATGA
- a CDS encoding carbamoyltransferase: MSQAILGISAFYHDSAAALIVDGNIVAAAHEERFTRQKQDSSFPRQAVAYVLDEAGLELKDVTAIAFYDKPYIKFERLLETYHSFAPRGLKSFLSAMPVWIKEKLFMRRMLREEFKKLGCANPKLLFPEHHLSHASSAFYPSPFPEAAILTIDGVGEWATCTIGVGRGNSIEILRELDFPHSLGLLYSAFTYYCGFKVNSGEYKLMGLAPYGTAGSVQVEKYKELILDKLVDLRDDGSFLLNMEYFDYATGLTMCVDDAWQMLFGLPRRKSETELDQNYMDMALAIQEVTEEIVLRLAATARELTGCDYLVMAGGVALNCVANGKLLRSGLFKDIWIQPASGDAGGALGAALAGWHIYLDKPKVNSGRDIMKGALLGPEFGDREILQVARRNRAAYRPYDNFDSLCLDVAELLEDGQVVGWFQGRMEYGPRALGNRSILGDARRPEMQKKLNLKIKYREGFRPFAPSVIEECLPEFFELDRPSPYMLLVAPVRKERQNPLPEGYHSRPLYDRLYHLRSDVPAITHIDYSARIQSVNKEVNPRYWQLIDAFRQRTGYGIIVNTSFNVRGEPIVCSPEDAYRCFMGTEMDYLVMGDFLFKKEEQPNFDNRDYWQQKYELD, encoded by the coding sequence ATGTCGCAAGCGATTCTGGGCATATCGGCGTTTTACCATGACAGTGCCGCTGCCCTGATAGTCGATGGCAACATCGTCGCTGCCGCCCATGAGGAGAGATTTACCCGTCAGAAGCAGGACTCTTCCTTTCCCCGACAGGCAGTCGCCTACGTACTCGACGAGGCGGGACTGGAGCTCAAGGATGTCACTGCCATAGCCTTTTATGACAAGCCCTACATCAAGTTCGAGAGGCTGCTCGAAACCTATCACAGCTTCGCGCCCAGGGGTTTGAAAAGCTTCCTGTCGGCAATGCCGGTCTGGATCAAGGAGAAACTCTTCATGCGGCGGATGCTGCGCGAAGAGTTCAAAAAACTCGGCTGCGCCAACCCCAAACTGCTTTTCCCCGAGCATCACCTCTCCCACGCCTCCAGCGCCTTTTACCCTTCGCCCTTCCCCGAGGCGGCCATCCTCACCATCGACGGCGTAGGCGAATGGGCGACCTGCACCATCGGAGTCGGCAGGGGAAACAGCATCGAGATCTTGCGGGAGCTCGACTTTCCACACTCCCTGGGCCTGCTCTACTCGGCCTTCACCTACTACTGCGGCTTCAAGGTCAACAGCGGCGAATACAAGTTGATGGGACTGGCCCCCTACGGGACGGCCGGTTCCGTTCAGGTCGAGAAGTATAAAGAACTGATTCTTGACAAACTGGTCGACCTGCGCGACGACGGCTCTTTCCTCCTGAACATGGAGTATTTCGACTACGCCACCGGCCTCACCATGTGCGTCGACGATGCATGGCAAATGCTGTTCGGCCTCCCCCGGCGAAAATCGGAAACCGAACTGGACCAGAATTACATGGATATGGCCCTGGCGATCCAGGAGGTCACCGAGGAGATCGTGCTGCGGCTGGCCGCAACCGCCCGCGAGCTGACCGGCTGCGATTATCTGGTCATGGCGGGAGGCGTAGCCCTCAACTGCGTTGCTAACGGCAAATTGCTGCGGAGCGGATTATTCAAGGACATCTGGATCCAGCCTGCCAGCGGCGATGCGGGCGGAGCGCTCGGCGCGGCCCTTGCCGGATGGCATATCTACCTGGACAAGCCCAAGGTGAACTCCGGGCGGGATATCATGAAGGGTGCGTTGCTTGGCCCGGAATTCGGCGATCGGGAGATCCTCCAAGTGGCCCGGCGTAACCGGGCTGCGTACCGTCCCTACGACAATTTCGACAGCCTTTGCCTGGATGTGGCCGAACTTCTGGAAGACGGCCAGGTGGTCGGCTGGTTCCAGGGCCGAATGGAATACGGGCCGAGGGCATTGGGGAATCGCAGCATCCTGGGTGATGCCCGCCGCCCGGAAATGCAGAAGAAGCTCAATCTGAAGATCAAGTACCGCGAAGGATTTCGCCCCTTCGCGCCCTCGGTCATCGAGGAATGCCTCCCTGAGTTTTTCGAGCTCGACCGTCCGTCGCCCTACATGCTGCTGGTGGCGCCGGTCCGCAAAGAGAGGCAGAATCCTCTTCCGGAAGGTTATCATTCCCGTCCCCTCTACGACCGCCTCTATCATCTCCGGTCAGATGTGCCGGCCATAACCCATATTGACTACTCCGCCCGGATCCAGTCCGTCAACAAGGAGGTAAACCCGAGGTACTGGCAGCTGATCGATGCCTTCCGTCAGCGAACCGGCTATGGCATAATCGTCAACACCAGTTTCAACGTACGGGGGGAACCGATCGTCTGCTCGCCGGAGGATGCCTACCGCTGTTTCATGGGCACCGAAATGGACTACCTGGTCATGGGCGACTTCCTCTTCAAAAAAGAGGAACAGCCCAATTTCGACAACCGGGATTACTGGCAGCAAAAGTATGAACTGGATTGA
- the speA gene encoding biosynthetic arginine decarboxylase, whose translation MNSNPEKSWTVEDSAALYGIRDWGAGHFDLSDKGELTVKVRGPEGEAVVSLMDIVSGIEQRGHVMPLLLRIENLLDARIALLNESFRAAIARAGYRGEYRGVFPVKVNQQCQVIEEITRFGARYGHGLEAGSKAELVLALAALHEDGLLILNGYKDREFIDLGLWARKLGYRCFFVIESPAELPLLVERSKALGIRPLIGARVKVSAKVGGLWTETSGDRSSFGLSSTQLIGVIDALKSHDMLDCLQLLHCHLGSQIPDIQDIRAGVLEACRYYVDLIGEGAPMGYLDLGGGLAVDYVGTRANHVHSRNYSLDEYCADIIDVVMSVLDPLGISHPHIVTESGRATVAYSSILLFNILDVMHFEAAPLPDALPSGAHDLVRALFGVLEDLATTDLQESYNDALYCRDEIRELFKRGQVSLRERSLAENIFLAVAQHIASRLDGLGKIPSGLAALKESLADIYYGNFSVFQSLPDTWAIGQVFPVVPIHRHGECPSREGIISDLTCDCDGKLDSFINSHGERNTLPLHPLKAGEEYILGVFLMGAYQETLGDLHNLFGDTNVVSVRINGDGSFDVMKEISGDSIADVLSYVEYHPQTLFENFRNTAEEAVRKGKISLTERQSLLEEYSASLRGYTYFEK comes from the coding sequence ATGAATTCAAATCCGGAGAAGAGCTGGACTGTAGAAGATTCCGCCGCCCTCTACGGCATTCGCGACTGGGGGGCCGGTCATTTCGACCTGTCCGACAAGGGAGAGCTAACGGTCAAGGTGCGGGGGCCCGAAGGAGAGGCGGTCGTCTCCCTGATGGACATCGTCTCCGGCATCGAACAGCGCGGCCACGTCATGCCGCTTCTGCTGCGCATCGAGAACCTGCTCGACGCCCGGATCGCCCTCCTCAACGAATCGTTCCGCGCCGCCATCGCCCGCGCCGGCTACCGGGGCGAGTACCGGGGGGTCTTTCCCGTCAAGGTGAACCAGCAGTGCCAGGTCATCGAGGAGATCACCCGTTTCGGCGCCCGCTACGGGCACGGCCTCGAAGCAGGCAGCAAAGCCGAGCTGGTCCTGGCCCTTGCCGCCCTGCATGAAGACGGCCTGCTGATTCTCAACGGCTACAAGGACCGGGAATTTATCGATCTGGGGCTATGGGCGCGCAAACTGGGGTACCGCTGCTTCTTCGTCATCGAATCCCCGGCCGAACTCCCCCTCCTCGTGGAACGCAGCAAGGCCCTGGGCATCCGGCCGCTGATCGGGGCGCGGGTGAAGGTCTCAGCCAAGGTGGGAGGGCTGTGGACCGAAACCAGCGGCGACCGCAGCAGCTTCGGCCTGAGCTCCACGCAGCTGATCGGCGTGATCGACGCCCTCAAGAGCCACGACATGCTCGACTGCCTGCAGCTGCTGCACTGCCATCTCGGTTCGCAGATTCCCGACATCCAGGACATCCGCGCCGGCGTGCTGGAGGCCTGCCGCTACTATGTCGATCTGATCGGGGAAGGCGCTCCCATGGGATACCTCGACCTTGGCGGAGGACTGGCGGTGGACTACGTGGGGACCCGGGCCAACCATGTCCACTCCCGCAACTACTCCCTCGACGAGTACTGCGCCGACATCATCGACGTGGTCATGTCCGTCCTCGACCCTCTGGGGATCTCCCATCCCCACATCGTGACCGAATCGGGGCGGGCCACCGTGGCGTACTCGTCGATACTGCTCTTCAACATCCTCGATGTCATGCACTTCGAGGCGGCCCCCCTGCCGGACGCCCTCCCCTCCGGAGCCCACGACCTGGTTCGCGCACTCTTCGGCGTGCTCGAGGATCTCGCAACGACGGACCTCCAGGAGAGCTACAACGACGCCCTCTACTGCCGCGACGAGATCCGCGAGCTCTTCAAGCGCGGCCAAGTCAGCCTGCGCGAGCGCTCCCTGGCGGAGAACATTTTTCTCGCCGTTGCCCAGCATATCGCCTCCCGGCTGGACGGCCTTGGGAAAATCCCCTCCGGACTTGCAGCTCTGAAGGAAAGCCTGGCCGACATCTACTATGGCAACTTCAGCGTCTTTCAGTCCCTCCCCGACACGTGGGCCATCGGCCAGGTTTTCCCCGTCGTTCCGATCCACCGCCACGGCGAGTGTCCCTCTCGGGAGGGGATCATCTCCGATCTCACCTGCGATTGCGACGGAAAACTCGATTCATTCATCAACTCCCACGGCGAGCGCAACACCCTCCCTCTCCATCCTCTTAAGGCAGGAGAGGAGTACATTCTGGGCGTGTTCCTGATGGGAGCGTACCAGGAAACCCTGGGGGACCTGCACAACCTCTTCGGGGATACCAACGTGGTCAGCGTGCGGATAAACGGCGACGGCAGCTTCGACGTGATGAAGGAGATCTCGGGCGACAGCATCGCCGACGTACTCAGCTATGTGGAATACCATCCCCAGACCCTCTTCGAAAACTTCCGCAACACCGCCGAGGAGGCGGTGAGGAAGGGGAAAATCAGCCTCACGGAGCGTCAAAGCCTCCTGGAGGAGTATTCGGCCAGCCTGCGGGGGTATACCTATTTCGAGAAGTGA
- a CDS encoding tetratricopeptide repeat protein yields MTRRFDSTPKKNSGTDSPDQTPPPLEKPSRVPLWQALTLPLAAILIFFLLLEGGLALLGVNPVLKSEDPFVGFASNVPLFVPAPGPGGTHLLTTASNKLNFFNPQSFPRTKAPGSYRIFCLGGSTTYGRPYNDTTSFAGWLRELLPAADEDKNWEVINAGGISYASYRVAHLMEELVNYEPDLFVIYTGHNEFLEERTYNQIRKIPPVVRSTVGVLAKTRSWAAMTSGLQKLGAYPERGVEDRDRLAGEVDTILDRSAGPERYSRDDSLRENILQHYRISLERMVALARSAGAQVIFVTPASNLKDCSPFKSEHTAGLDGASQQRSEQLLKEAKLAIGRQDWQLALDRLDSALAFDPRHAELLYRRGRVLLAIGRTEEAEETLRMARDEDVCPLRALTSMSSIVTELAREQDVPLVDYVALLHQGMLNAHDHPIPGQEYFLDHVHPTIEGNKILAVELIKAMTELGLVRPADDWGEQKIARVAAILEGGIDKEVHGQALTNLARVLLWAGKNEDAVRLAGQALEIAGDYRQVAVDAASAMVTVYQRQKNPEQAMQLMYATLEKYPGALEFRFKLGQALLSTSPPRLEESAANLLLVCQQMGHYDVAHQVYGLAMARRGRTEIAHSSLAEALRLNPNNASARKILAQIRPLLGDPPPRAQRPNILLDVYPSMAPRRLVQLGLDPAGRSISHGIEVEWHENGRLKRFLDLEQGAPNGLELVWGPQGELLSRRVYRQGVAVTQATGK; encoded by the coding sequence ATGACCAGACGTTTCGATTCGACACCAAAAAAAAATTCCGGGACCGATTCTCCCGACCAGACCCCGCCGCCCCTGGAAAAACCGAGTCGCGTGCCGCTATGGCAGGCCCTGACTCTGCCCCTGGCTGCTATCCTGATTTTCTTTCTCCTCCTTGAAGGCGGCCTCGCCTTGCTCGGAGTAAATCCAGTCCTTAAATCCGAGGATCCTTTCGTCGGTTTTGCTTCCAACGTCCCCCTGTTCGTACCCGCCCCCGGCCCGGGGGGAACCCATCTCCTGACCACGGCATCCAATAAATTGAATTTTTTCAATCCGCAGAGTTTCCCACGGACGAAAGCCCCGGGCAGCTATCGGATATTCTGTCTCGGCGGCTCGACAACGTACGGGCGCCCCTACAATGACACCACCTCCTTTGCCGGCTGGCTGCGCGAACTGCTGCCGGCGGCAGACGAGGATAAAAACTGGGAGGTTATCAACGCAGGCGGAATCAGCTATGCCAGTTACCGGGTAGCGCATCTGATGGAAGAGCTCGTCAATTACGAACCGGATCTTTTTGTCATCTATACCGGTCACAACGAATTTCTCGAAGAACGGACCTACAACCAGATTCGCAAGATACCCCCCGTCGTCCGGTCGACCGTCGGCGTGCTCGCCAAAACCAGATCCTGGGCCGCGATGACCAGCGGACTCCAAAAACTGGGAGCCTACCCCGAGCGGGGAGTGGAAGACCGCGACCGTCTCGCAGGAGAGGTAGACACCATCCTCGACCGTTCGGCCGGCCCGGAACGCTACAGCCGTGACGATTCACTGCGCGAGAACATCCTGCAGCACTACCGGATCAGCCTGGAGCGCATGGTCGCGCTGGCCCGCTCGGCCGGCGCCCAAGTCATTTTCGTGACGCCGGCTTCCAACCTCAAGGACTGTTCGCCTTTCAAGAGCGAACATACGGCAGGCCTGGACGGTGCTTCCCAGCAGCGTTCCGAACAGCTGCTGAAGGAAGCCAAACTGGCGATCGGCCGGCAAGACTGGCAACTCGCGCTGGACAGGCTCGACTCTGCCCTGGCATTCGATCCTCGCCACGCCGAGCTGCTGTATCGCCGCGGCAGGGTCTTGCTGGCGATTGGCCGGACGGAAGAGGCGGAAGAAACCCTGCGAATGGCCCGTGACGAGGATGTCTGTCCGCTGCGGGCGCTGACATCGATGAGCAGCATCGTGACCGAGCTCGCTCGCGAACAGGATGTCCCCCTGGTCGATTATGTCGCCCTGCTGCACCAAGGCATGCTGAACGCGCACGACCACCCCATTCCGGGACAGGAATATTTTCTCGACCATGTTCATCCGACCATCGAAGGGAACAAGATCCTGGCGGTGGAGCTGATCAAGGCCATGACCGAACTGGGATTGGTGCGGCCCGCGGACGACTGGGGCGAGCAGAAGATCGCCAGGGTAGCGGCGATCCTTGAAGGGGGAATCGATAAAGAGGTCCACGGCCAGGCTCTTACTAATCTCGCCCGGGTGCTCCTGTGGGCAGGCAAGAATGAAGATGCCGTGCGGCTTGCCGGGCAGGCTCTCGAAATCGCCGGAGATTATCGCCAGGTGGCGGTGGACGCCGCCAGCGCGATGGTAACCGTCTATCAGCGGCAGAAGAATCCGGAACAGGCCATGCAGCTGATGTATGCAACCCTCGAGAAATACCCCGGCGCTCTTGAGTTTCGATTCAAGCTGGGCCAGGCTCTGCTCAGCACCTCTCCCCCGCGGCTGGAGGAGTCGGCGGCAAACTTACTCTTGGTGTGCCAGCAAATGGGGCACTATGATGTGGCACACCAGGTTTACGGCCTGGCCATGGCCAGACGGGGACGGACGGAAATTGCCCATTCGAGTCTCGCGGAAGCATTGCGGCTGAACCCGAACAACGCGAGCGCCCGGAAGATCCTCGCCCAGATCCGTCCGCTTCTTGGGGATCCCCCCCCCAGGGCTCAGCGGCCGAACATCCTGCTGGATGTTTATCCCTCCATGGCTCCGCGCAGGCTGGTCCAGCTCGGCCTCGATCCGGCAGGGCGCAGCATCTCGCACGGCATCGAGGTCGAGTGGCATGAAAACGGCCGCCTCAAACGTTTCCTGGACCTCGAACAGGGGGCTCCGAACGGCCTTGAACTGGTCTGGGGGCCGCAAGGAGAACTGCTGTCGCGCCGGGTCTACCGGCAGGGGGTGGCCGTCACCCAGGCGACAGGAAAATAG
- a CDS encoding cytochrome c3 family protein, producing the protein MADKISIRTEKIGEVVFSHRRHGANCGLCHPKIFKKQRNSNHVSMKMMERGMSCGACHNGRRAFSVTGDCSTCHAGDVAIQTVNLGKVIFSHEIHTGMFGCDECHPDLFKPQKNSNHATMKAMEEGKSCGACHDGGTAFDVTGDCVTCHVGDVTIESRRIGKIVFSHGIHTGMFGCGECHPDLFKAQNNSNHVTMKAMEEGKSCGACHDGETAFGVAGDCVTCHSNAKDITIESRGVGPVMFSHDIHTGMFGCVECHPDVFRPKNNNNHTTMKSMEEGRSCGACHNGEAAFGVGGDCVTCHTIAVDITIQTENVGKVMFSHDIHTGMFGCGECHPGVFQAQNNSNHTTMKAMEEGKSCGACHDGSTAFGVAGDCATCHTEATDIAIQTENVGKVTFSHGIHLGMFGCGECHPGLFKPQNNSNRATMKEMEDGASCGACHDGGTAFGVSGDCATCHTQATDIEMPTKNAGPVVFSHDIHTGMFGCGECHPDVFKPQKNSNHATMRAMGEGASCGACHDGSTAFGVTGDCAICHPKWRSPSY; encoded by the coding sequence ATGGCGGACAAAATCTCCATCCGGACCGAGAAGATCGGCGAAGTTGTTTTCAGTCATCGTCGTCACGGCGCCAACTGCGGGCTCTGTCATCCGAAGATCTTCAAAAAGCAGAGAAACAGCAACCACGTCAGTATGAAAATGATGGAGAGGGGAATGTCCTGCGGCGCATGCCACAATGGCCGCAGGGCGTTCAGTGTCACCGGTGATTGCTCCACTTGCCATGCCGGGGATGTTGCGATCCAGACCGTTAACTTGGGCAAGGTTATATTCAGCCATGAAATCCATACCGGCATGTTCGGTTGTGACGAGTGCCACCCCGACCTCTTCAAGCCTCAGAAAAACAGCAATCACGCCACGATGAAGGCGATGGAAGAGGGCAAGTCCTGCGGCGCCTGTCATGACGGCGGTACGGCGTTCGACGTAACCGGCGACTGCGTTACCTGCCACGTCGGAGATGTGACGATCGAGAGCCGGAGAATCGGCAAGATAGTGTTCAGCCACGGAATCCATACCGGCATGTTCGGATGTGGCGAGTGTCACCCCGACCTCTTCAAGGCGCAGAACAACAGCAATCACGTCACGATGAAAGCGATGGAAGAGGGCAAGTCCTGCGGCGCCTGTCATGACGGCGAAACCGCATTCGGGGTAGCTGGCGACTGTGTCACCTGCCACTCAAACGCCAAGGATATCACGATCGAGAGCAGGGGTGTCGGCCCAGTGATGTTCAGCCATGATATCCATACCGGCATGTTCGGATGTGTCGAATGCCACCCCGACGTGTTCCGACCTAAAAACAACAACAATCACACCACGATGAAATCGATGGAAGAAGGCAGGTCCTGCGGCGCCTGCCACAACGGCGAAGCTGCTTTTGGCGTGGGCGGCGACTGCGTCACCTGCCATACCATTGCCGTCGATATCACGATTCAGACCGAGAATGTCGGCAAGGTGATGTTCAGTCACGACATCCATACCGGCATGTTCGGATGCGGGGAGTGCCACCCCGGAGTGTTCCAGGCCCAGAATAACAGCAATCACACCACGATGAAGGCGATGGAGGAAGGCAAGTCCTGCGGCGCGTGTCACGACGGCAGCACGGCGTTTGGCGTAGCCGGCGACTGCGCCACCTGCCATACCGAAGCCACCGATATTGCGATTCAAACCGAGAATGTCGGCAAGGTGACGTTCAGTCACGGCATCCACCTCGGCATGTTCGGATGCGGCGAGTGCCACCCCGGCCTGTTCAAGCCGCAGAACAACAGCAATCGCGCCACGATGAAAGAGATGGAAGACGGCGCGTCCTGCGGCGCGTGCCACGACGGTGGAACCGCTTTTGGCGTGAGCGGCGACTGCGCCACCTGCCATACTCAAGCCACCGATATTGAGATGCCGACCAAGAATGCCGGCCCGGTAGTGTTCAGCCACGACATCCATACCGGAATGTTCGGATGTGGGGAGTGCCACCCCGACGTGTTCAAGCCACAGAAGAACAGCAATCACGCCACGATGAGGGCGATGGGCGAGGGCGCGTCCTGCGGCGCATGTCACGACGGCAGTACCGCATTTGGCGTAACCGGGGACTGCGCTATCTGCCACCCCAAGTGGCGCAGTCCCAGTTATTAA
- the speE gene encoding polyamine aminopropyltransferase, with amino-acid sequence MDLWYTEKHSENVGITLKATRTLFSGASEFQQLDIIETLEYGRMMLLDGLVMVTERDEFVYHDMIAHPALFTHPDPKKVLVIGGGDGGSIREIVKHPGVELAVLCEIDGLVIDKSIELLPSMACEIDGSNPRVKLHVDDGIAYIREHKDTFDVILVDSTDPIGPAVGLFEEDFYRTVSAALKEDGIMVAQSESPFYHAEIQKSMYRNLRSVFPIVEMYQAFIPTYPSGLWSFAFASKKYHPVRDFDRERAARRGFHTRYYNEDLHLGAFMLPTFARENIAE; translated from the coding sequence ATGGACCTCTGGTACACCGAAAAACATTCCGAAAACGTCGGCATCACCCTGAAGGCGACCAGAACGCTTTTCTCGGGGGCGAGCGAATTCCAGCAGCTCGACATCATCGAGACCCTGGAATACGGCAGGATGATGCTTCTGGACGGTCTGGTCATGGTCACCGAGCGGGACGAGTTCGTCTATCACGACATGATCGCCCACCCTGCCCTGTTCACCCACCCCGATCCGAAGAAAGTCCTGGTGATCGGCGGCGGCGACGGCGGCTCCATCCGTGAGATCGTCAAGCATCCCGGGGTCGAGTTGGCGGTCCTGTGCGAGATCGACGGCCTGGTCATCGACAAATCGATCGAGCTGCTCCCCTCCATGGCCTGCGAAATCGACGGCAGCAACCCCCGGGTCAAGCTGCACGTCGACGACGGCATCGCCTACATCCGCGAGCACAAAGACACCTTCGACGTCATCCTGGTGGACTCCACCGATCCCATCGGCCCGGCCGTGGGACTCTTCGAGGAGGATTTCTACCGGACGGTTTCCGCCGCCCTCAAGGAGGACGGCATCATGGTGGCGCAGAGCGAATCCCCCTTCTATCACGCCGAAATCCAGAAAAGCATGTACCGGAACCTGCGTTCGGTCTTCCCCATCGTGGAGATGTACCAGGCGTTCATTCCGACCTATCCCAGCGGGCTGTGGAGCTTCGCGTTCGCCAGCAAGAAGTACCATCCCGTCAGGGACTTCGACCGCGAACGGGCCGCCCGCCGCGGTTTCCACACCCGGTACTACAACGAGGACCTGCACCTCGGGGCCTTCATGCTGCCGACCTTCGCACGGGAAAACATCGCGGAATAA
- a CDS encoding four helix bundle protein: protein MNRSFNSSTIQQFNDSTIQQFNDSTVQRFNSSTIQQFNNQGGTNMHRHLFPFEKLEVWQESRRLVMAVYSMTRGFPAEERFGLTSQLNRAAVSVASNLAEGSGRTSLRDQGHFSQLAYSSLLEVACQISLASDIGFTTVEHTGKLRQDIDRLANKINALRNSQLARSKKA, encoded by the coding sequence TTGAATCGATCTTTCAACAGTTCAACGATTCAACAGTTCAACGATTCAACGATTCAACAGTTCAACGATTCAACAGTTCAACGATTCAACAGTTCAACGATTCAACAGTTCAACAACCAGGGGGGGACAAACATGCATCGGCATCTTTTTCCGTTCGAGAAGCTCGAGGTTTGGCAGGAATCTCGGCGATTGGTCATGGCGGTATATTCCATGACGAGGGGCTTTCCGGCGGAAGAAAGATTCGGCCTGACAAGCCAGCTGAACAGGGCGGCCGTATCGGTGGCTTCGAACCTGGCGGAAGGAAGCGGCAGGACGAGCCTGAGAGACCAAGGGCACTTTTCGCAGCTCGCGTACAGTTCGCTGCTGGAAGTGGCCTGCCAAATCAGCCTGGCATCAGATATCGGATTTACGACCGTGGAGCACACCGGAAAGTTGCGCCAGGACATCGACAGGCTGGCCAACAAAATAAACGCTCTGAGAAATTCACAACTGGCCCGTTCAAAAAAGGCATAA